One genomic window of Augochlora pura isolate Apur16 chromosome 5, APUR_v2.2.1, whole genome shotgun sequence includes the following:
- the LOC144470055 gene encoding uncharacterized protein LOC144470055 yields MSDESEYDVEPEEFNVYKRKYQLLLDRCEVLQQENERLVYRVQRVRKLLKRTRKEKKFLIDRLDQHGDRWREAPMGVLEENNVFQATSKQEKGNKASGHNSKDERTKKGTKRKGAKTDPNAPKRPANPFFQFCQEQRPRVMERLAGEPEPSKQELTRQLATTWKSLSSEDKKVYYDMYERSKEKYVAEMQIYNKKSEDAPNQMALNIT; encoded by the exons ATGTCAGACGAATCCGAATACGACGTAGAACCAGAGGAATTCAATGTTTACAAACGAAAGTATCAATTACTACTAGATAGATGCGAAGTTCTGCAGCAG GAGAACGAAAGATTGGTTTATCGAGTTCAAAGAGTGAGGAAACTTCTCAAACGCacgagaaaggaaaagaa atttttaatcgatcgtTTGGATCAGCATGGTGACCGTTGGCGTGAAGCACCTATGGGAGTTCTCGAAGAGAATAATGTTTTTCAAGCTACGTCTAAGCAAGAGAAAGGCAATAAGGCCTCTGGTCACAATTCTAAAGATGAGAGAACAAAGAAaggaacaaaaagaaaaggtGCGAAAACTGATCCAAATGCGCCGAAAAGACCAGCAAACCCATTTTTCCAATTCTGTCAAGAACAAAGGCCTCGTGTGATGGAACGTTTAGCTGGAGAACCTGAACCGAGCAAACAAGAACTTACCAGGCAACTCGCGACTACATGGAAATCTCTAAGTTCAGAAGATAAAAAA gtATATTATGACATGTACGAACGatccaaagaaaaatatgttgctgaaatgcaaatttataataaaaagtcgGAAGACGCGCCAAATCAAATGGCTTTAAATATAACGTAG